DNA from Gracilinanus agilis isolate LMUSP501 chromosome 3, AgileGrace, whole genome shotgun sequence:
TTCAAAACCCACCTGATATGGTTGCTATCAGAACCAAAGTCCCATTTTCTTTCCAGTGATTATCATCAATACCTTCAGAAAAACAGGCAGCTCCCTGATTACACCAGAATGGTGCATTCATTTCAGGTCGGAGATGGGGAAATGTGCAGTTTCCCAGTTGGAAGAGTTCATACCATTCCATGGTGTAGTTCTTGCCTGTCCAAGTGTTCCTGAACCCAATAGCATCATGCATAATATTCTGTGTAAAAATAAAGCAAGATATTAAAATGATTGCAAAATAAGGATGTTTTGTGTTTTAAGCTGGGGTATCCCTCAATACTTTGTTTTAGACTCTTTAATAACCTGATGATGATCTCTATTCCCACATATTCATATGTCCATCCCTATAGAattgactcccaaatctataaaTGCAATCTAAATCTCCTGAATTCCTTTCCTGGATCTTTAGCTACCTATTTTCTACAAGTTTCCACCTAGGTTTCTCATCAATATCTCAAGTAGCAAtcattaatataattacatattatattactataatatataattatgatatttcaatataatagtaattattatcCCATATGTATTTCTTAGTGTTTTTAATTATAGTGCATTTTAAGCAATTTTTTTATTCTAGCAAGTAGAGTACTTTCCTACCAGGAGTATAAAAGATAAAAGACCAAACCAAAacacaccccccacccccctttgaGGTACTTACATTCTAAAttcaaagtgttttaaatctccaAAATGGAAGTTACGCTCTTTCTCCATTAAATCATCATCttcaaactttcctatttttgcTGGGGGCATCATGAATCTTTGAGTTGCAGCCTCAGAGTCTTTGCTTCTTCTTCACTGCCTATATCAAATTAGCTTCTAAGCTTTGTGGATTGTACCTTCTTAACATCTTTCTCATCCATCCCCTTTCCATGCCACTACTGAGGTACTATGCAAACTCAGGCCATGCCTACGGAAAGAACCTTCAGATTGGCCTTGTCATCCTAACCCACTTCACTCTTTATTCTCTGGAGAGTTGCCCACATGATTTTCCTATGTCTTAAGTTAGGAGTATGTCATTCCCTTTGTAAAAAATCTTTGATAAATTACAAACTTCTCAGCCAGGCACTGAAAGCTGCCTCCAAGCCACCTTTTTAGTCATCTCATATTATTGTCTTTCACACAATCTGCATTTCAGCAAAGCTGAAAGCTGCTACCCAcctttcagactttttcaataacTAAAAAATGGTGGTGTTATAAGGAAGACTGATTTTTTTGAAGTTGGTCTGCATGGGAGAGTTGTAGAAGgataaagattctagaatgtgaaAGTGGGGGTCAGACAGTTAACTGGGGTTTgggctgtctctctctctctggaggtttCTGGAGAGGTGGCTACTTTTCCTTAGTGGCTAATTCTACCCCGATTCCCCATTCTATCTGTTGCCTTGCTGTTGTCTGCCATTTCCTTGTGATCCTGGAACATCTGGCCAACTGACTGTAAGACCAGTTCTGGGTTCTTTCTGGATCCAGGACCTCTCCCTGGGCCCTGCCAAACTGCCATAGACCACAACCTCTAATGCCCCCTAAGGGGGGAGGGTTTAGTGCAGATTAAGGTATAGCTGGGATTGCAATTTCTTTAGGTCAGAGAAGTGAAGGTTAGTATAGATCAAACTCACTGAAGACTTTCAATGAGGGAACACACTAGATCTGGGAAATTTTAGTTGACATTAAGTATCAGGGTCATCCTAATTCCCATCtatcctttcctcttagaataaatacaaCTTCCCTGTTACTAAGTGGTCTGTGTGTGTTGGTCTCAGACCAAGCTCTGCCTGGACTGggttctgttggccttcccaaaccacaGTTTGGGCCCAATCCTAACCATCATATCCCATCCCCCAAACCACCCTAATACTGTGGCAGGCTGTTAATAAATGAGACTGGCCAAGACACCTGCTTCTCCTGCACATTCTCATTCTCCCTCCTCAAGCTGTGGCTCTTTGTTCTCAGGCTTAACCCTACCCTTAGTACATGATACTGCTCCTAGCCAGGGCTACTTTAGTGGGGAAGGGTGATGTGAAGTAGTTCTGTGGTTCTCCCTTGACTTAGAGAATGACCTGTCCAGgctgagaaatgaagaaatcataTAAGAAGAAAACTGTTTAAAATATCCTATACTTGACACACTAAGACATacttcaaaaaaatttaagtatcaTAAATATACAAAGCCCAGGGTTCTTACAATGACATCTAATATACACACTGTTAGAATACATTAGGAATGCCAATTCCTACAAGTCCTGGAACTAGTACAGTCTATTTTGTTGGCCACAGTATCAGAGCTCCtgttaaattatttcaaaataaagttaataattaagtattgaaaaaatgttaaaagttacAGTATTTGGTGATGTTAAGATgattaatttgtaaaaaaaaacacaaaaaaacacagCTTTTTACTTCTTagtctaagtcagtggttcccaaagatTTTTTggctaccaccccctttccagaaaaaatattacttagccccctggaaattaattttttaaaattttaatagcaattaataggaaaaataaatgcacctgtggctaacACCAccacccctggatcactgcagcacccaccagggggcggtagctcccactttgggaatcactggtctaagtgtTCAAAATTGAATCAGTGTAAAGatgatatatataaatgtgtatggaCATAAGAAATTGGGTGgatatatatgtctatgtgtgtacacacaaGAAAATTTAATGGGTTTCCTCCAAAATCAAAATGCATTCAATAATTCAGAGCCATGGCAAAATAAAGGTCTGTTCTTACCAAATGCCCTAGGAGATCACCATATTTAAATTCCCATACTGGTGCTTGTAATCGAAAAACTTCTATGACATCATCATCCCTCATAAGTGGAATAGGAGAACCAGCTGGGCAGAAAGTATATTGAGCTTGACAATAAGGATCTGGTGTAGGACGGAATTCAAAACgcctttattaaagaaaaaaaaaaacctgaaaggaATTAGTGTGGCCATGTTCATTTGAGtccaaatttcctttaaaattcattttaggtAACAATCTTTCCCccttatatatgaggaaactgagtttcacaGAGGTTCAATGCCTTTTCTACCTCTAGTGCTCTAGTCAACCCTCTAAGACTATATGTAGATTGCCACCAATGACCTATTAGaattccagaagactgatgatgaagcaaACTTCCCAACTCCTGATAGAGAAAATGAGTTCAGAGAGCAGAATGAGACTTTTTTGGGGGTATGGCCAATGAtgggatttattttgcttgattatgtatatttttgtgttataagggttttgctttgttttcccagtggagggggagaaaaaaagatgttttttctaattaaaaaataaaggactataaattgcagagaaagcgCTGACTTGCAATGGTGGGAGAGTTCCGTTTATCCATGacatcacaggtccagtccctttCTCTACTACTAATCTCACAAGGTGGTTGTGATGATAatacagaaactgaaaaaaaaattttttttgactgtCTTcctacattagaatgtaagcttcttgatggTAGAGACTGTGCTTTTACcgtttctttgtatctctagggtTTAGACTGACTGCTCCCAGAAAGTAAGACCAAGAACCAATAATGGACTGGCCCTGTGAGTTCATAGATTTGGAGAGCTCCAGCAAGTACCTCCTATTACCAAAGCATAATTCGACCTACTCTGTAGCTTGCCTGGGGgagtgacttgtgtagggtcacaaagataggatATGTCAGAGATTAATTTTCTGGACTCCAGGTCAGGTGTTTACTTGCTGCCTCTAAGAGCAAAAACAGTAACCATAGTATCTTTAATTGACagtagattaaaaacaaaacagtatatatatatatatatatatatatatctcttctGGCAAACTCTACACCAAGCTGCTAAGataggtgtgtgtatataaaatatatatatatatatacacacacacacatattgggggatggggggagcagctgggtgactcagtggattgagagccaggcccagagatgagaggtcctgggttcaaatttggtctcagacacttcctatatttgtgaccctgggcaagtcacttaacccccattgtcttgccctgaccactcttctgccttagaaccaatacacagtattgattctaagacagaaggtaaggttttaaatgtgtgtgtgtatgtacacacatataaattgATGTGTATTTTGGGCCGCTAGgtgacacagaggatagagtgctggacctagagtaggaacactcatttttctgagttcaaatttggcttcagacactagctatgtgaccctgggcaagttgtttaatccTGTGTGCCccaggtttcctcatctgtaaaatgagctggaaaggatatagcaaaccactttgccaagaaaatccaaatgggatcacacagtcagacacaactgaacaagctGTATCTCATGGATATGAGTAAGAGGCCTACTATTTACTAGCTCTTTATTCTAATTCACTGATTGAACTCAATAAATCTCTAAATTACCTTGCAACACTAACATGCCATAATCAATATTTAGCACTTACTCCCTAACCTTGTTAGACAATGCCAATTGACCTTACagaaactataaaatattaaaagccaAATCTGAGAAATGTGGAATGGTGGGATTAGATCACAGGCCCACAAAACTCCAGTGTGgcaggaaccagattaaaatgtaattatggaaatgttttacaaactAAATAAAACTTCAGAGCAACATAATATATTTGTGGTAGCTTCCTAAGTCTgttccatttctatttaaatttgacaCCACTGGACCAGGTGACCTATTAAGGTCCTTTCTTGCTCAGAATCAATTTGCAAATGAACTTTTATCCCTTAAGACACAGTGCACACACTCCCTACAGGGCAAGCAACTTCATTCATTGGGTATTCAAAACTCTGGTGTCACACAGTCTAAAACACTCCCATGTGGAACTGCTGAATAACCAGACCAAAATGCAATTGggagatctttttaaaaataaggcaaAACATAGTTATTTGGATCCTAACATCCAGCTtgttcccacccccccccccccaaccccttttTGAGTTTAACACTACTACTCTAGAACAGGAGAGGCTTGGCCTGATGGTTTCATTAATAGCAATATCTGAATTGTGTTCTACTTCTGTGGTCCATTGGGCCACACTGGCcataggattttcttggtgaagttaactagtgtggtttgccatttccttctccagaagcaTACAGTGACTTCCCCTGGAACACACTATCAAgtgcctgagactagatttgaactcaaatcttctaattagaggtccagcactttatccactgtgccccctcgCAGCCTCCTCAGTATCTCCTACTATCCCCCAaagtgaaggaagccaggaaggaaaGCATCCAACTAATTTGTATGTCAGCTATTTTTTCTCATGTCACAACTGGCAAACTTGCATACTCTGCTTTAAAGGATGGAAACACTTACGTTAAAGCCTCACCACACCTCTGTAAGGAGTACGGATCTGCTAGTATCCTCACATAGAACCTTACTGTGATTTGTCTATTTTGAAGTTTGGCCAGGCTGTCACAGGAGGAATATCACCCTAAGCAACCACAGAACTCCTCAAAGGAGAAACACCTGCGTTCCTCCTAACACTCTGAGTACAAATACCCACAGACTTCCAGGTTTTATTCTCCATTACAAAAGATGTCTAGTTTAAGaaaatgtatgtattttaatacagagaggggaagaggagctCAAAAAATGCCtccctaggggcagctgggtagctcagtggattgagagtcaggcctagagacggaaggtcctaggttcaaatccgacctcagacacttcccagctgtgagaccctgggcaagtcacttgacccccttacccacccttaccactcttccaccaaggaaccaatacacagaagctaagggtttaagataaaaaaaaatactttaccaAAAAATGCCTCCCTACTTTCCTCACAGACTCCTACCTCACCGCTAATCTGTCCTAGAGGCAGGTGAAGTAGGAGAGAAAGCTGGGAGACAATGGATTAATGAGGAAGTACTCCACGCCGGTCTCCAACCCCAACCTCCTACAGCCCAGCAGCCCGGGATATGCGCGCGCAGCCGCACGTGACTCCCCTTCCCCATAGAGGCCCAGGTCCCCTCTTGGAGGCATGCGCACTCACCTGTAAGGAACTGGCCACCGCTGCTGCTTAAGGGGATCACTGCTGCTCCAAGCGGAGGACAAATCAGGGGTCACTGTCAGCCAAAGCAACACCAGAGTACAGCGTGCCTGACCGACgcgctctctctcttctcccctagTTCTGGTCATGACGACCTGCAGTCACCACCACCCTTTAAGCAGTCTGGACTTACAAGGCCTTTGGGACGTATTTCATAAACTGCGGAAGTAGCAGCGCATGCGTGAGCAGTTGGCGCATGCTCAGTTCAGTCTGTGGCGGGGAGGGGCGGGCCAAAATTCTTATATCACGTGTTCTCATCCAGCTGTTAATCCAGGATATAACAACATTCCCCTGTGATGGGTGAGTAGGGAGGTTGTTTTTTGTTCCTTTTGCATTGGGCTGGGCCCCTGGCTTCTAGAGGGTTCCCACTACTTATCCATGTAGAAAGGCCAAGCTCATAACTTTACAGAAACTTAGGGAAGATGTGGAGGCATcagggacaggatttgaatctgtggagaataaaaagaaataatgtgtTCTTCTCAGAGTGGATATCCATCTACTATGGGTTCCCTCCTCTCCCCGGCCACCTCCCCGACGTTAGCGATGAAAGTCTGTTTAGGTTTGCGGAATAAGACCTCCAAAACATTTTGTTACTGTCACAGGCCCTGTGAGTTGGGAGACCTCTTACCTCACTTCAAGGAGGAAAGCAAGCTGGTAGGCTGTCCTACCCCATTATCTCCTCATACCTTTAGGAGGTAAAGCAGTAACTTCCTAGATTTTTTAAGAGGTGGGAGAAGGGTTTCAGAAATTGTAAGCACTAACCTTGATCTTTGAGGGAACATACAGAAGTGTAGATCCTAAGTTTTCTTAGTACTGCTTTAGttctatttattaaattgaactgaaataCTTTCACCTGAcagagaacttttttttccccccagatcCTTTTCCTTGAGACAACTGTGGCCAGGACttctaattccatttttattctcaGGTGAATCCTTCTTCCAAAAGAAGGGAAATCCCAAGACTCTCCATGTTCTTCCTCAGCCCCCAACCCCCCTTTTTGCTGGGATTATAAGATTTGTAGAATCCagtataatggttaaattgggatttttgactaaataagagaattGTAAAAAAGTGGTCACCGATtcttatcccttaagtcaggaaaactattagcagcttttaacaatgtTGTTTAActggaatatttataaaaaaggaaatgtggaAGGGGAAAAGGTAAGGAGACTGCCTAGGTAAGGAGACTGTGCTTATCTGGTGAAATGAAGCTTGCTCCCTAACAGAGTTCCATTCACCACatgggaatcctagtcactcaccagcaagccagGTAGGATCCAGACAAGGTCCCAATGTAGGAAAACCCTCATGAGCTAAGCTCACCGAGGCAGCAATGAACCCAAAAAGAAAGTCTctgactccaagaagctccaaagctgAAAGTCAAAGTCCCATAGCCAAAAACTCTAGTCAAAAGGCCCAAAACTCAAAAGTCCCAAGTCCAAAAGCCcaagtccaaaagccccaaggagccatcctccaaagaagaagtccaaaggagaaaatCCAAGGAGCagaaagtccaaaggagaagtctcCTGGacaagttcaggactttttatagtccttttcccaggTCACTTCCTATCCCTTATCCACTtagggaaccaatcacagtctttcaatttgcctagcactgcccaggggtggggcagtggcctctggagttgtcacccactctagcaagtgacttgtgaactctcatacttaagtgactggtaaggtacaaagtagggatacttaagtttttgattgattaaaaagttgctgattattatacaaagagagtttgattcactcttcacaccaGGGTGGCATAATAGATGTTAATGGGATATTTAAAAGCCCTGGAAGAATTCTCTTTTAGGGGAACTTCCAGACTGACTGGCTCCACATTAAGTTCCACCCTTAAACCCTTTTAGGCAGGAAGTTATTTCAAGTAATTTTCTCATAAACAGATaatcctattttttcccttttttaaacctttactttcagtcttaagagttaataccatgtattgtttccaaggcagaagaacctaaggactaggcagttgagattaagtgatttgcccagggtttcacaactaggaaatgccggaggccttatttgaacccaagaccatcCATCTCTagatgtggctctcaatccactgagccatctaggtgcccccagataattctattaataaataatagaacCACAACTGATCATACCCATCTTGACCTcccattgaattgaattggaaaagTCTAACTTTTACTGTATTCCTGACTGAGTTATTCAATCTACTTGGAGACTTTTGCAGAGGATCCAATGCCTTTGTCATGTCTGACCTAGTGCCAAGCCTTACTGCAGCTCCAAGTGGGAGAGGTA
Protein-coding regions in this window:
- the CLN5 gene encoding ceroid-lipofuscinosis neuronal protein 5 is translated as MTRTRGEERERVGQARCTLVLLWLTVTPDLSSAWSSSDPLKQQRWPVPYRRFEFRPTPDPYCQAQYTFCPAGSPIPLMRDDDVIEVFRLQAPVWEFKYGDLLGHLNIMHDAIGFRNTWTGKNYTMEWYELFQLGNCTFPHLRPEMNAPFWCNQGAACFSEGIDDNHWKENGTLVLIATISGKIFNQMAKWVKQDNETGIYYETWNVQASPEKESTVWFESYDCSKFVLRTYIKLAEFGVEFKKIETNYTRIFLYSGEPMYVGNETSIFGPTGNKTLATAIRRFYYPFKPHLSTKEFLLSLWKIFDVVVIHRQFYLFYNFEYWFLPMKPPFIKVTYEEIPLPSKTLVSRTLGL